The genomic stretch ATATGGCGTTCATCTTATTGTAACTTATATTTTgcctgaaaagaaaaacacattaatTTCATGTCGAGAAGCGTTGGTTCCAAATCTTTGCGCGGCTTCTCCGACGCGATCGCCGCTGTCCCTACCAGGTGCTGCCGGGCGCTTTGCACGTGTGGTGCTCCAGACAGGTGTCGTAGCAGCACTTCTCGTGGCCGGGGCAGCGGGAGTCGTTGCTGCACTGGTTGGGGGGGCGGAAGCCCGACCGGACGGGGGGGCACTGCGGGCGCACGGGCGGGCAGCTGCCTGGCTTTACTGGGAGGGGCAAGAACGTTCATGAATAACATGTATAAAGGCCTGCTACACTGTATATGCTTCATTTCGTCGTGAGTAATCATATTAGAATATTTAATCCGGGAATATTCTAATCGTCCATATCAAAGCTTATGAAGTGTGGTTGAGATATTTCCATGAAAAGGCAAACTATGACAGAGACACTTCCCAATGCCGTTAGTTATAGGAAGTTTTCTAAGTGAAAATACTCTAATCCAGTAGTTTTTAACCTTTTTAGAGTCACGGAGCCTTTAAGAATCTGATGCAAGCTATGAACATAAACACAACTTTCCATGCAATGTGTATAATGTGCTTTATTAATTCAGATTTGATTGTCTCAAACATATATGAGATACACAAAGCACTGTTAAACTTTAAAGTAAAAACACTAATAGAAATGTTAATTTTCATCTGATCCTCCCGACCCCCTGAAGAACCCTGCTCTGGATAGGCCTCCTTTCggcagaaagggaaacagaaagccACGCTCCGAGCCTCACCGAAGGGCTGCGAGACGGGGTCGCTCTCGTCTTCGCAGCAATATGCCTGGTTCTGGGGCGTCTTGCACCAGTACCTGCAGCTCTTGCTCCCTCCCGAGTGGCCGCCGTGGCCTCCCACAACGCCCACTCCTCCGACGACGCCGCCCCCATGCCCGACTCCCACGCCCGCTATGAGGCCCCCCGCGCCACCGGCCACGCCCACCACGCCGATCCCGTGGCGGGTATCGGCGGCGAGCGCGGCGATGGCGGCGAAGAGCGACGCAGCGAGCGCCACGGCAAGAGGAGCTTCGAGGCGGACCTGCGGAAGAAGACGGGGAAGTGAAGCCTCGGCTGCAGCCTCCTTCAGAGGGACAACTCACTCCGCGACTGAAGAACTCACCATCGTGTCTGACCTGCCTGAAGACGCACTTGCGGCCACCGGAGTATATATACTCCGAGCGCTGCTCAGGCGATGACTCGAGGAAATGCCAGACGAAGAGGACAATGTAAAGCTCACCTTGGCGCGAGTGACGCTCTCTAAACATCTTGATTTTTCCAGCTAACTTTTTTCGCTTTCGGTGCCATTGTTGACATCGTGCAACAGCTGTCGTATGTTAACTTCAGGCACTGCCAAATTCGAATTGCGTCAGAATATTAAAGTTGAAAATCGGACTCACAATTATACAATGGGCGATAAGAAACGACAATGTCAACTGTGCAGTACAGAGAAGGGTGACACGGTGAGTCGAGAGGCGGGGCCGCACAAGTTTTCCCAGAGAGCCCGCGGCCGTCGATTCCTCAGCCTCCAGCTAggcactccttcccccctcccccattatcgcctgtttccccttctttcccatttacaattttctttatgtttctgcCATTTATCTTCTAATTCTTTGCTTTTCGGTTAAGGGAAATATGATGGAAaattcgtatatttatatttcatcacTGGATCCaggtttatgttttcattataacaacaactagCATGGCAACTGCGTTTGTGTTCCTTGTTGTGGAGATTTATGGGAAAAATAAATTGTAGTGCGGGAAGTCATGCAAGAATGCAGATGTGATACGATGATAAATGTGTTACAAAGAAAACatgcagaaaaaacaaacataattcaAGCGATAGCAGTGACCAAAATGATACTAGCTAGAATAATGATAAGGGATACTAATTACTACCGAGCATTACATTACTGACTCATTACTCTACAAATACGGCAGACAAGTAGATCCTTTAATGCTGTGATATGGCGGCAAACATGATATACATTCGTAGATTAAACAATTAGTAGATATTGCGGCAACATCCTCCCACTGCTCTCGTACAGCCTGATAGATATCAGTCTGTAAGTTACTCTTTCCCACAGTGTCGATGCAGGGGTAAGGTctaaatacttacatatttatttaaacctTGGATACAGGAAGAAACGACATCATTCTCGCCACTTTCATTTCCGCCAAGAAGGAAGGTGAGTGTCAGCTCTTACAAGCAAAGCCATTCGTACACAGACGAGGCTTAAAGGATACCTGATAAGAGACCGACTTTCGTTGTTCGGGTTAATTCTTTAGCTTCTGGTTTCGGGTCGGAACGAAAACATTTTTTCCACGAAAATGTGAATACGTCTATAGTGTGAGTCTAAAGTACGAGTAAGTCTACGTAAGTACTAGTTTACATCAGACTTTGATCCCAACCGCCGTAAGGAGAGCAGAACCTTCGCCCATGAGACCTGGTGTGATTCAAGGTTCTTAAATCTTCAAGATCTTTAAATGTGTAATCCCTGTGATCTGCGTATGGCAGGGAATATACGAGagcatcatttataatatatatttttttcagttcttatttttttcagctATAGATTTGCGAGATGATTCGTACCAGGGATTTTGCCAAAGCATGCATCTGTAGTTGCTATTAGGTAATGTCTGCATTTACAGCAAAGATCGGGCTTTTGGTTTACATAGGAATTGTGACTGTAACTGGGCTATTTTACTGAAGTCGAGTTGATttaaaagaagaattaaaatgaaGAGTTGCGTCAAAACAATTTTATAAAAGTAATTCACTTAAATTTCAGTTTCTattgtatctaaaaaaaaaaaaaaaaaatgtctgaatCAAAACGCAAGGTCTTTGATATACTGTACAAAAACATTAGAACATATAGAAATGATGTTAAAGCTTACCGTTCGATTCTTTTTAATAACCTTGTAGCTTgggatatgtgtctgtgtgtatgcgagaAAATGTGTGCGCGTTGTGTGTATGCAAGGACACAGGTGGTGGGACGGGGGTTATACATACCCCGTCTCCAGTTTTAGAAGAGCACTAACCTGTCTCCCTACTTCTTTCAAGAATAGGTAAAATCGTCATTGCCATTTCTCTAGATTAATTCTCATCAGAATCTCCAAGCCTTTAAAGCTCCTAAAACATaaggtttcatttattattttccattacaGTGCAATGAAGACAGCAGATATGATTATAGTAGATCATGTTTAATAAACAGTGAATACTGAAAATAACCAAAACTGTCCTAATGTTCGCCACCTTTGTCATCCCCGTATTAGTATATGCAGTAGGTGTGTTTCTTGTCTGATGTGCCTTATCGTCCTAATGGGACTAAGATCGCAACTTAATTTCTGGAGCTGTCTCTCGGATCCCGCAGTCTCCAAAAGCGATCGCAGTTACTACTTCTTTAATGCAATAATCGTGCGACACGGCAATGGCAAAGGTGGTTTGGGAGTGACAGAGACACTATGCTGAAGCAAAGGTCCCAAAAGATGCGAGCTAGAAACAAGACACTCACGCTGGGGATGGCTTGTAAGGAGGCCGACCGATGGACCGAGAGAAGGAAACATGGAAGCGGGAGCAACGGCGAGGACATTGTGATTCTGTTTTCTCTTGATGCCCTTGACTTTAATGAAACAAAAGACAGCTGGCGGCTATTCTCCGCGAGACGAGGCCGTGAACTTTTGACAATTGTAATGCGAGTATCCATGATATTTTTTGATGACGCATTAGCGAATAATACTAATTTGATATAGTTTATATAGTTGATTTGTATATGACCATGGTACTAAGTGTAAgacattttcttatttctatatgGGGGATCTTTGTTTTTATCCACAGTGGACCGCAAGCAAGCTTTTTCGACCAGTAACCCACTGCTTGATTAGATAAAAACGTTTGGCAGCATTTTTTGAAATGTATTAGGAAAATAGTCTGTATGGAAATTTTACATTTTAATTTATACTGTTACATAAAACGCTATAGACAGCAGCAAGTCGACATTCAGCCTGCTCTCTGTACACGACTTAAGAACTACCAGGTGCTCCCGGGAGCCTTGCAGGTGTGGTGCTGCAGACAGGTGTCGTAGCAGCACTTCTCATAGCCGGGGCACTTGGAGTCGTTGCTGCACTGGTTGGGGGGGCGGTAGCCCGACCGGACGGGGGGGCACTGCGGGCGCACGGGCGGGCAGCTGCCTGGCTTCACTGTGATAAAGGTTCACAATTAAGGATAGTGGAGATGATGTGGATTAGGAGGGGGTTGGTTGAGGGACCGCCTCGCATACTATTCAGAACATCAAAATATAACACATTCAAGACTTCTAGACACTATACCACGTGCCAGGGCGCATCATATGTGACGTAACTTACCGACTGGGATCGTGATTGGTTCGCTGCTGTCCTCGCAGCAGTAGGCTTGGTTCTGCGGGTTCTTGCACCAGGCCCGGCAGCTGGATCCCGCGCCGCCTCCGTAGCCGCCTCCTGAGCCTCCGCCAATGATGCCGACGCTTCCACCGCCGTGGCCTCCAAACCCGCCGCCGACGATGCCCACGCCTGCGCCGCCGTGACCTCCAGCGCCTCCTCCGACGACGCCCACACCTCCACCTCCGTAACCTCCTCCAAAGCCGCCTCCTACGATGCTCACACTTCCGCCGCCATGGCCTCCCCCGAAGCCTCCTGAGCTCCCGTGGCCTCCGCCGAAGCCTCCTGAGCTCCCGTGGCCTCCGCCGAAGCCTCCTGAGCTCCCGTGGCCTCCGCCGAAGCCTCCTGAACCCCCGTGGCCTCCGCCGAAGCTTCCTGAACCCCCGTGGCCTCCGCCGAAGCCTCCGCTCGAAATTATTCCTCCTGAACCATAGCCACTCGAGCTACCGTAGTGCCTCGTGTCGGCAGAGAGAGCCACTGCGCCGAGGCACGCCAGGAGTGCCGCTGCCAAAGAACTCTTGCCGCCGGCCTGTGGTGCGACGTGCGGtgaaattataagaacaatacgATTCGGAAAGGAGTaaacaatatgaaaaagaaatgaagtaatTAGGACTAATAATTGGTGAAATAGAGGAAAATTTAATAGCAAAACTAAATAgactataataatatgataaaacagtgataatatacataaaaaaacattttgaacgttaaattacagtaatgatatggCAGTAATAAAATACAACAAGATAAAAGCGCTGAGCTGAAGAAGTCGACTCATAAACATATTTGAGTGTTCAGGCGACTTACCATCGTCCTCGAGAGTCAAAATGGTTGTGCCGGAATAAACGAAGGCGCCCTTTATATACCCACGACACCTATGGAGATGACGGGAGGGAATCCCGTAGCTGTATGGACAATGTGGGGTGATTAAACACTTTGGGTCTCTGACGTCACgccagacgaagaaggagaagaaaaaacagaccGCCGTTCTTTGAAGATTATCAGGATTCTCTCGGACCTGAAATCTCTATTTGGCAGTTGGGAAACCTTCGGTTATTACAGCTGTCCCTTCTGATGCGAAATATTCGTTACTAATCATCTATCAATTATTGTTACATATGACCCTACTGCGTGCTATAACCGCCACGCGAAGCATTTTCTATTATTTAACTGGGATATCCCAGCTTTCCCTGGACTGTGTCGGTCATGCTAACGGTCAACTATGGCTgaggaaaaaaaactaatgttGCAGGATGACGaactctctcatcatcatcatcattatctctctctctctctctctttctgctaaaAATGTATGATGAAAAAAACTTACTGTCGATGAAGGTGCCTTCagaatttcataaatattttcctACTACACTAAAGAAACGTAGACCTTTTTTATACATCTGTTTCTTCGTGGAAGATTTCTCTTTCCACTACATGTCTATGTGGCGAGGCTTAGTACAGATTTTCACCCACTGATACCGCAATGttgcaaaaagaaatgaaaattgcATCGCATATCAACTAACAAGAAGTCGTCATTGTTTTTGATCGACAATAAatgtgtttacatgcatgtaAGGAAGTACGCGTGCGCggttgtgtaaatgcatatatgcatgttagTTTGTGTCTGTGGAAAGCACATATTTGTTAAGAAACcacaattatatattttacgAATCTCTTGCCCATGTGAAAACTAATATCTAGTAAAGCTATTATTGATTTTCCTCCCAACCACAGCCCAAACACCGATAAGCCTGCTGCCCCAAGGGcagtgtgcgtgtctgcatgtaatatatatatatatatatatatatatatatatatatatatataaaaacacacacacacatatatatatatctatatatatatttattatatatatacatatataaatatatatgtacacacacacacacacacacacacacacacacacacacacacacacacacacacacacacacacacacacacaaacacacacacacacacacacacacacacacacatatatatatatatatatatatatatatatatatatgtatgcacacacaaacacacacacacacacacaaacacacacacacacacacacacacacacacacatatatatatatatatatatatatatatatatatatatatacacacatacacacatatatgaatatatatatatatatatatatatatatatatatatatatatatacataatatatgtatatatataataaatatataatatatatatatatatatatatatatattataaatactatatatctacatattcatatatgtgtgtatgtgtgtgtatatatatatatatatatatatatatatatatatatatatatatgtgtgtgtgtgtgtgtgtgtgtgtgtgtgtgtgtgtgtgtgtgtgtgtgtgtgtgtgtgtgtgtgtgtgtttgtgttatgtgtgtgtgtgtgtgtgtgtatgtgtgtatacacacacacacacacacacacatatattatgtatattatatatatatatatatatatatattcatatatgtgtgtatgtgtatatatatatatatatatatatacatatatatatatttatatatatatatatatatatatgtattataaatattatatatatacatatattatgtgtgtatatatatatatatatatatatatatatacatatatattcatatatatgtgtatgtgtatatatatatatatatatatatatatatacatatatatatatatatatatatatatatatatatatatatatatatatatatatatgtgtgtgtgtgtgtgtgtgtgtgtgtgtgtgtgtgtgtgtgtgtgtgtgtgtgtgtgtgtgtgtgtgtgtgtgtgtacacacacacacacacacacacacacacatatatatatatatatatatatatatatatatatatatacacacacacccacacacacacacacacacacacacacacatacacacacatatatatttatatatacacatacacacatggtggAAACgtaaggtggatgcggctatgcgcccctgccggcgttagccccaaaatgatgatgatacacacatatatgaatatatatatacacacataatatatgtatatatataatatttataatatatatatatatatatatatatatatatatatatatatatatatacataaacacacacacacacacacacacacacacacacacatatatatacatgtacatatatacatatatgtatatatatatatatatatatatatatatatatatatatatatatatacagagagagagagagagagagcatcttaTCGCGACACACTTTCCTCTAGAAATAGGTTCTTAACCCGTGGGCCAATGGACTCTTAGGAGGTCCATGGATGGGTTTCATGGGGTCCGtgaagtacaaaaaaaaatatatatatatatataaattggaatGTGCATTTTTATACCGTTTACTTACAAATTTAATAATACTTTGTGAGTCTCATATATGTAAGAAACTATCGAATCTCAGTAAGTaaagtatattatacacactgcatGAAAAGATTCCCTTATGCGAATATTTGTGGGGAAGGGTCCCCACTTTCAACAGATTCTTAAAGGTGTCCGTCACTTAAAATGTTAATAACCACTGAGAACGAGAGAGGCAACTTTGCTTCGCTGTCCCTCCCAAGGTACACGAATCGTTTAAAAGCCTTGGTCCCTCCGCCACCGCCCGGCCGCTCGCCCGCAGTCGCCGGTCAGTGTCATCCGCGGCACGCCTTCCACCGCTTTACGAAAGCAGTATTGCCAATCGTGTGTTTGATCacgtatttcatgtatttcttatattttactgGGAAGGTAATTTTCATCGATTCAGATAAGTGGTACCGATGATCATAACAGGAACCATGATCATCGGTATTATCCTTATcgtatcactaccatcatccttatttttatcattattattattgttttatcattatcattattgttattattatcattattattatcatcaattttaatatattgtcattattattattattactgtgaaagtcatcgttatcattattattttttgttgtttttattgttatttatagtatctctgttattattactattattatcattcatcttaattaccattattattgttgttgttactgatatgacatttcatattgttgttattgttgtttttagtgttattattatcatcattattattactattatgattactattatcatcattatcattactattatcatcactgtttttattatgataattacaattattatcatcattgctattattattattgttatcattattattattactattattattattatctttatccttattaatataataatcattattattactattaccattaatattattatccttattattatcattattgttcttgttgttgttattataattattattattattactgtcatcattataattatcattatcattatcattataatcattatcaatataatttattatattattattattattattattattattattattattatcattattactattgctgtgattattatcattatcattattttcattatcattattattgttataattatcattataattaatattatcattattatcattattgttatcattttcattgatataattatttttgtatatattattacttttattatcgttattattatcattataattgcttacaacatcattataatcattaatatcatgaatagcattattatcaatgttgttatctatatcattattatcatctttattattgctgttctcattattgttactctgtcctttttcttattaacatcatcctcataactggtattatatattatcattcctttttcttcttttacttcttcttactattatcattgttatatcattatgatattgataataataaataatgattaatgccattattgttatctttatcattaatagtatcactatctttactactattatccttatcaacgttattgccattgctatcattattcttgttatcaataaCCTTTTTATCACcgtcataattcttattattaccagtatcattattgttcttacctgtgtcattatcattattattatcattattattatcatttctattatgatgaaagtgataataatgataatgataataatgacaatagtgataatgataatgatagtaataataataataataataataattgtaataaaaatggtaatgataatgatagtgataataatattaatgttaataataaaaagttatgataatgatagagtgataatgattatgatggtaataataatgattatactaataatatcaataatgataaaaatgataataataacagtaatatagtaataataataattataataacagtaataatgataataatagtaaaaataataataataataacaatgataataataataataacaacaatgataaaggatgatagtgataatgataacaataatgataatactgataatgttaataataatgacaatgatgattataatgataataatgataacaataataataatgataataataataataatgataataataatgatgataataataataataattataataatgataataattatgataataataataataataataataataataataataataatgataataataataataataatgataataatagtgataatgataatgctggtgataataataataatgaaaataatattgacaatgataatgataataataatgataataataataatgataatagtaataatattaataataataaaaacaaataataataacaataataataataatcgtgatcatcatgattgtgattatgttgatgatcatcatcttcatcattaatattagtactgctattattactattactattattattgttgttaacaatattatttgtatcagtattaacatcattatcataatcattaatctcatcatgatcattattattatcattattcttattgtcattgttatcaacgttaatactattaatgttttaattaactttttgtaattgctatcatcattaccctaataattattactattgtcattgttattattaccatccttattatttggatttttattattgtcaatattcttgctatcagtattagtatttttttttacaattttcatcatcatgttgcaattattgttattgttattatcattatcaatattccaattattatcattattatttctattataatttttatcattattataattattattattatcattattatctttattattattattattattgttattatcaatattattattattattattattattattattattattattatcaatattatcattgtttttattattattatcattattattattattatcattattattatcattagtagtagtattttatttttctatttttattttttttattatcatgattatcattattattacttttattgctattgttataatatttttttttttactatcatcattactggtagttctattatcatttttcatgattgttatcattattgttattatcatcattattattattactattattgttattactattattatcattaatactactacttttattattactatcatcatcactattattattttaatttttgttgttattactgttatcattgttattatcatcatcattgttattaataatagtagcagcagtagtagtatcattattattattattgttagtattatcattattataattatcattattactattatttttaatcattactcccattactagtaataatgataataatcataataacaatgatagtaataataattatattagtaatggtaattactattatcattactgttatcagtatcattatcattaatataaatttcactatgataatttatataatgatgataatgatagtaattatcataatcaatcattattgttattacttttagtatctacatctctatttacttatgattttgtttattataactattcctattgtcataattgttatcattatgagtattatcattatcataatgataacaataatgattaatgctgttgttattatcatcatcgtctttctaTTACCACTATTTACATAGCGCGTCCGAAACACTCAGATAATTAGGTATCCTTAAAATCAGAGCCATTCTTTTCCATTTTGTTCTGGAATTGAAGATGGGTGGCAAATAGAGTGCAATTCAGTTTGAAATCATCCCTTTCTATGAAGTTGAAAGAACAATAACCTATTATTCACAACAAAGGTGAATAAAGTAACATTTGTAAAATCAGGACAAATTATAACGAAGGAGTATCTAGTTGCGCAACCCCAGTTCctgaaaaagggaaacaaaggagTCGGCGCCGAGGCACAACTTCACGGCCAAGGAAGAGTCCGCGCGGCGGCGGCGAAGTTTCCTGCAAGTCATCCGTCGAGGAAGTGGAGTCCAGGGGTGAGGAGAAGGTCAGGGATCTCCGGCGGCCATTCTGCGTCTCGCCTCCGCTGGCCAGGCTGCGGACGCCGAGTCATGCTGCAGGGAATTGTTGCGCGGGAAATACACGCGAAGGATTGTGCAACTGGAAACTCACCTCCGCCTCCttctgtccccctcctcctcctttcttctcccccgccctcgtctttcaccttcttcttttattctccctctcctgctcctttccctcctcctccttctctcttcttctttttcctgcttttctctctctttctcggttatCTACTCACTCTttgccttttctcctcctcctttcctccttaactttctcattttccttctattccttcttattcccctctttctccttctgctcctcttgtttctccttctccttctcttctcttatcctacTGCCCTTCGACTAGGTATCAGGAAAGAGAGGTGATGATGGTAGCAATATCGATAGGACGATGATAGTGAGATGGGCAatggggatgaagatgaggatgataaacaacaattaaaataatggtaatgatagtaataatgtttatgataataataatgatggtgaagacaaCAACgacgaggataataacaatggtgttgctaacagtaatagtgatggtaattgtaatagtacTACGAATGATGATGGtatcaataatgacattaatattgttaattgcgataattgcattaatgatggtgatgatggaaataaGGCTACTGGTGATGATTTTAGTGGCAAAAAGGGCAATAATGACGTTACATATAATTCAAAGATGGCATCCACAATACACACCAAGGCAGTGGTTCTGCAGGGGGCGCGAGCccttggaaaaaaataataatttctctaattatctttgttattctcttaacgagatcATGGTCACATATTGGAAAGTTTGATTATAATGCGACTAAtttatactcattaaaaagacaaAAGTACTTATAATCTATTATATTTACTCATAACTGCACTAAGGCATTGCTCATACATTCACTGCCTTTAAGGGAAGCGATTAGTTTATAGTAATACTATATAATGCAGTGGTATTTTGATTAGGACAAAAACACTGTTATGTTATATCATGATCATGTTATATACTTTAAGTTCAGTCGTAGTTATGGGGGATGCAAGCTCTggggaaaaaaacatgaatttctCTAAT from Penaeus chinensis breed Huanghai No. 1 chromosome 40, ASM1920278v2, whole genome shotgun sequence encodes the following:
- the LOC125047159 gene encoding uncharacterized protein LOC125047159, which produces MFRERHSRQGELYIVLFVWHFLESSPEQRSEYIYSGGRKCVFRQEAAAEASLPRLLPQVRLEAPLAVALAASLFAAIAALAADTRHGIGVVGVAGGAGGLIAGVGVGHGGGVVGGVGVVGGHGGHSGGSKSCRYWCKTPQNQAYCCEDESDPVSQPFVKPGSCPPVRPQCPPVRSGFRPPNQCSNDSRCPGHEKCCYDTCLEHHTCKAPGSTW
- the LOC125047160 gene encoding glycine-rich cell wall structural protein 2-like → MTDTVQGKLGYPTTGFPPVISIGVAGGKSSLAAALLACLGAVALSADTRHYGSSSGYGSGGIISSGGFGGGHGGSGSFGGGHGGSGGFGGGHGSSGGFGGGHGSSGGFGGGHGSSGGFGGGHGGGSVSIVGGGFGGGYGGGGVGVVGGGAGGHGGAGVGIVGGGFGGHGGGSVGIIGGGSGGGYGGGAGSSCRAWCKNPQNQAYCCEDSSEPITIPVVKPGSCPPVRPQCPPVRSGYRPPNQCSNDSKCPGYEKCCYDTCLQHHTCKAPGSTW